In one window of Methanosarcina vacuolata Z-761 DNA:
- a CDS encoding NAD(P)/FAD-dependent oxidoreductase, giving the protein MDADIIVIGASPAGLMAARNACEKGAAVLLLEKKEEIGHLPHPANSFFKGMLDKCGEKVDPSYVLHYLKGMKIISPSGRAVEVETTGYAIDKTAFDKFYAKKIMKTGVDIRTGVKVQNIQKEGDKFTVNTSAGVFTSKLVIISDGINSKMASLVGLKTMKHPEDIAWGIELDIKSPGLGKPEMFEYYVGNHAPGWKTTYSPRGGDNAAIGAYVRRCGTDATPYLNAWVENFKKLKGLDELEVVRKLSGGDPIVTIPGDYITDGIMVVGGAAGQSGIGYAMRAGQICGDVAADAISKGDVSKSALLAYRKNWEKEFLAEHYLGRIGLETLRKMTDREIDEMTTVFEKEDLSFIHGSSVEQAMQVFAFMLKKKPSAILKFRALLRNK; this is encoded by the coding sequence ATGGACGCGGATATTATCGTAATAGGGGCATCTCCTGCAGGACTGATGGCTGCAAGGAACGCCTGTGAGAAAGGAGCAGCGGTCCTTTTGCTGGAAAAAAAAGAAGAAATAGGGCATCTTCCCCATCCTGCAAACTCTTTTTTTAAGGGGATGCTCGATAAATGCGGAGAAAAGGTAGACCCTTCTTATGTCCTGCATTATCTCAAAGGCATGAAGATTATTTCCCCGTCAGGAAGGGCAGTCGAAGTTGAAACTACTGGATACGCTATTGATAAAACGGCTTTCGACAAGTTTTATGCAAAGAAAATAATGAAAACCGGCGTAGATATTCGAACAGGAGTGAAAGTACAGAATATTCAGAAGGAAGGAGATAAATTTACTGTCAACACTTCTGCCGGAGTATTTACCTCAAAACTGGTTATTATCTCCGACGGCATAAATTCAAAAATGGCTTCCCTTGTGGGCCTGAAAACAATGAAACATCCCGAAGATATTGCCTGGGGAATTGAACTGGATATTAAAAGTCCCGGACTTGGGAAACCAGAGATGTTTGAGTATTATGTAGGGAATCATGCCCCAGGCTGGAAAACTACATACTCTCCAAGAGGAGGAGATAATGCCGCAATCGGAGCCTATGTGCGCCGGTGCGGAACTGATGCAACGCCTTACCTTAATGCCTGGGTTGAAAATTTCAAAAAGCTTAAAGGGCTCGACGAGCTTGAAGTTGTAAGAAAACTGTCAGGAGGAGACCCTATTGTGACCATTCCAGGTGACTACATAACCGACGGGATAATGGTCGTTGGCGGGGCAGCAGGTCAGTCGGGAATAGGTTATGCAATGAGGGCAGGCCAGATATGTGGAGATGTCGCTGCAGACGCCATAAGCAAAGGAGATGTCTCAAAATCTGCCCTGTTGGCTTACCGGAAGAACTGGGAAAAAGAGTTTCTGGCCGAACACTACCTGGGCCGAATAGGGCTTGAGACTCTAAGAAAAATGACGGACAGGGAAATTGATGAGATGACTACGGTCTTCGAAAAGGAGGACCTCTCGTTTATTCATGGAAGTTCAGTTGAGCAGGCTATGCAGGTTTTTGCGTTCATGCTAAAGAAAAAACCCTCTGCGATCTTAAAGTTCAGGGCACTCCTCAGGAATAAATAA
- a CDS encoding UbiA prenyltransferase family protein, which produces MSLTARIGELSPYLRLLRPELYYMDLTLPASSAILASYLATGGLPELIPFIIAVIGGFAAITSSYVFNDCCDIDIDTINLPGRPLPSSRVSKSSALAYTIFLLVIAGAAATYLNPESLVTLIIAASVITIYSIFAKRNTFLSFLPVGISYGLVPVGIWLAFDPAGILKGSDGVILPLPAICFGLMICVTDWAFTLGGVSRDVEGDRMKGAPTMPVTFGIPFTARFVTFWWIVGVIASLIIGWSARLGPVYFAGALTSGLWMLTQCLDFIKHPTPERGGRLFLNGSNYRAIMFGSMIFDVVLCIYAGGYTSILW; this is translated from the coding sequence TTGTCCCTTACAGCAAGAATCGGTGAGCTTAGTCCTTATCTGCGGCTGTTGAGACCCGAACTCTACTACATGGACCTTACCCTGCCTGCCTCAAGCGCAATCCTTGCTTCCTACCTGGCGACCGGAGGACTTCCTGAGCTTATTCCCTTTATTATCGCGGTAATAGGTGGCTTTGCAGCCATTACAAGCTCATACGTTTTCAATGACTGCTGTGATATAGACATTGACACGATCAACCTGCCTGGCCGTCCCTTACCCTCTTCGAGAGTGTCAAAAAGTTCTGCGCTTGCTTATACCATCTTTTTATTAGTAATTGCGGGAGCAGCAGCCACTTACCTGAACCCTGAGTCTCTCGTAACCCTTATTATTGCGGCTTCAGTTATCACAATATATTCAATTTTTGCAAAAAGGAATACTTTCCTCAGTTTTTTGCCAGTAGGTATTTCTTACGGACTCGTACCCGTGGGTATCTGGCTTGCCTTTGACCCTGCAGGAATCCTGAAAGGCAGCGATGGGGTAATCCTTCCTTTACCAGCTATTTGTTTCGGGCTAATGATTTGCGTTACGGACTGGGCTTTTACCCTCGGAGGAGTTTCCAGAGATGTGGAAGGGGACAGAATGAAAGGTGCTCCAACGATGCCCGTAACCTTTGGAATCCCTTTCACTGCCAGATTCGTTACTTTCTGGTGGATTGTAGGAGTCATCGCTTCACTAATCATAGGCTGGTCGGCTCGTCTTGGACCTGTATACTTTGCAGGAGCTCTTACTTCAGGACTCTGGATGCTTACTCAGTGTCTCGATTTTATCAAACATCCTACCCCGGAGAGAGGTGGCAGGCTCTTTCTTAATGGTTCAAATTATAGGGCAATTATGTTTGGATCAATGATTTTTGACGTAGTGCTGTGCATTTATGCAGGGGGCTACACCTCCATTCTCTGGTAA
- the tgtA gene encoding tRNA guanosine(15) transglycosylase TgtA → MSAIFEILDKDAGGRIGRLRTPHGTIETPTVMPVINPNIQLIPPKEMRNFGAEILITNSYIIYRKEELKSVALEKGLHGLLGFDGPIMTDSGSFQLSVYGSVEVTNEEILGFQQKIGSDIIVPLDIPTPPDVHYRRAEEELAITAERLEAARKFIQGEQLLAGPVQGSTYPELREKAASHLKDLNFEVYPLGAVVPLMEAYRYAELVDVIAASKKGLSPASPVHLFGAGHPMMFALAVAMGCDLFDSAAYALYAKDGRYITVNGTYHVEKLNYLPCSCPVCSKYTAEELKKADNREELLGRHNLYATFAEIRLIKQCIKDGKLLELVEQRCRAHPKLLDGLKKLYTHSSWLEQLDPATKGTFFYCGPESSSRPEVMRFGKRLDRFSLQGSVIIRTGPIKGEKDYDQILTFKAPFGAFPTEMEEVYPFNAEVPKFPDYESLNTALSNTLKLMDLNPEAEFTFICEEEFKHPLIEEITKRAKLVYRKDWKKE, encoded by the coding sequence ATGTCAGCAATATTTGAAATACTCGACAAGGATGCAGGCGGAAGGATAGGAAGGCTCAGGACTCCCCATGGGACTATTGAGACGCCTACCGTTATGCCTGTGATTAATCCAAATATTCAGCTTATTCCCCCGAAAGAAATGCGAAACTTCGGGGCAGAGATTCTGATTACTAATTCTTACATTATTTACCGCAAGGAAGAACTGAAAAGTGTCGCCCTGGAAAAAGGGCTGCATGGACTTCTGGGTTTTGATGGTCCCATTATGACGGATTCGGGTTCTTTCCAGCTTTCTGTATATGGGTCCGTCGAAGTTACGAATGAGGAAATTCTCGGGTTCCAGCAAAAGATAGGAAGCGACATTATTGTTCCGCTGGATATCCCTACGCCCCCTGATGTCCACTACCGACGGGCTGAAGAAGAACTTGCAATCACAGCTGAACGCCTTGAAGCGGCACGCAAGTTTATCCAGGGCGAGCAGCTTCTTGCAGGGCCAGTTCAGGGTTCAACATATCCTGAATTGAGGGAAAAAGCTGCTTCCCACCTGAAAGACCTTAATTTTGAAGTTTACCCGCTTGGAGCAGTTGTCCCGCTCATGGAAGCCTACCGTTATGCGGAACTTGTTGATGTGATTGCTGCGTCTAAAAAAGGGCTCTCTCCAGCTTCTCCGGTCCATCTTTTTGGAGCAGGCCACCCAATGATGTTTGCCCTTGCAGTAGCAATGGGCTGTGACCTTTTTGATTCGGCAGCCTATGCTCTTTACGCCAAGGACGGGCGCTATATTACTGTGAATGGAACTTACCACGTTGAAAAGCTGAACTATCTGCCCTGTTCCTGTCCGGTCTGTTCAAAGTACACGGCAGAAGAATTGAAAAAAGCCGACAACAGGGAAGAGCTTCTTGGAAGGCACAACCTTTACGCGACCTTTGCTGAAATCCGGCTGATTAAGCAGTGCATAAAAGATGGGAAATTGCTCGAACTTGTGGAGCAGCGCTGTCGTGCCCATCCAAAACTTCTGGATGGACTGAAGAAGCTTTACACTCACTCTTCCTGGCTTGAACAGCTTGATCCGGCTACAAAAGGCACCTTCTTCTACTGCGGACCTGAGTCCTCCTCCCGCCCCGAAGTCATGCGTTTTGGAAAACGGCTGGATAGGTTCAGCCTGCAAGGCTCGGTAATTATTAGGACAGGGCCAATAAAAGGAGAGAAAGATTACGACCAGATTCTTACTTTCAAAGCACCTTTTGGAGCGTTTCCTACCGAAATGGAAGAAGTGTATCCTTTCAATGCTGAAGTTCCAAAATTCCCGGATTACGAATCACTCAATACAGCTCTTTCAAACACTCTTAAACTGATGGACCTGAACCCTGAAGCCGAGTTTACTTTTATTTGCGAGGAGGAATTCAAGCACCCTCTAATTGAAGAAATAACAAAAAGGGCAAAACTGGTATACAGGAAAGATTGGAAAAAAGAATAA
- a CDS encoding pyruvate kinase alpha/beta domain-containing protein — MEKSILYFDSVGESNTDAVITAAATRAAELQISHIVVASTSGKTALKMAEAVKGSGIKVIGISHQYGQNKKGEWEVEEEYKKKLEDLGAVITTQSHIFSGVERSITKKFGGFSRVEVVSDTLRSLFGKGFKVAIEVAVMAADSGHIPVSDNTEIIAIGGTRHGADVALVLRPAHSGDFFSLQVREIIAMPRAKED, encoded by the coding sequence ATGGAAAAATCTATTCTCTATTTTGACAGTGTAGGAGAGTCAAATACAGACGCCGTTATTACAGCAGCAGCGACAAGAGCGGCAGAACTTCAAATATCCCATATTGTGGTGGCAAGCACCAGCGGAAAAACCGCACTAAAAATGGCAGAGGCTGTAAAGGGCAGCGGCATAAAAGTTATTGGAATAAGCCACCAGTACGGGCAGAATAAGAAAGGCGAATGGGAAGTAGAAGAGGAATACAAAAAGAAACTTGAAGACCTTGGGGCGGTAATAACAACTCAATCACATATATTCTCAGGAGTCGAGCGCTCAATCACAAAAAAATTCGGGGGATTTTCCAGAGTAGAAGTCGTTTCGGACACCCTCAGATCTCTCTTCGGAAAAGGCTTCAAGGTAGCCATTGAGGTCGCAGTTATGGCAGCCGACTCAGGCCATATCCCGGTTTCCGACAACACAGAGATCATAGCGATAGGAGGCACAAGGCATGGTGCAGACGTAGCCCTAGTACTCAGGCCAGCCCACAGCGGAGATTTCTTCTCTCTTCAGGTTCGTGAGATTATTGCCATGCCGCGAGCTAAAGAAGATTAA
- a CDS encoding proteasome assembly chaperone family protein gives MSNTDYDNNDVKIITKPVQSKNPVLIEGFPGIGLVGNIASQHMIEELKMEYIGSIESRYFPSIAVLYEGLINMPVRIYESVEHNLIVVISDIPISHTVSYDVSNALVDWAESINVREIASIAGIAIMDGGHKVFGAATTPEMLNKIKEKVEVFQMGTISGISGSVMAECLLRGIPAFSLLGATRTQNPDPRAASAVVEVLNELYGLSISTVRLIEQAERIEVELQRLAEDVQTSEQKGEVKKEFPMYG, from the coding sequence TTGTCAAATACAGATTATGACAACAACGACGTGAAGATTATTACCAAACCTGTGCAGTCAAAAAATCCTGTTTTGATTGAAGGTTTTCCCGGAATCGGACTTGTGGGGAATATTGCAAGTCAACATATGATAGAAGAATTGAAAATGGAATACATTGGCTCTATTGAATCAAGGTATTTCCCCTCGATTGCAGTACTTTACGAGGGGCTTATAAATATGCCTGTGAGGATTTATGAAAGCGTGGAACATAACCTGATTGTTGTAATTTCCGATATCCCAATCAGTCACACTGTCTCCTACGATGTTAGTAATGCTCTGGTGGACTGGGCTGAGTCTATTAACGTAAGAGAAATTGCTTCCATTGCAGGAATTGCCATAATGGACGGAGGGCATAAAGTCTTTGGGGCAGCCACCACCCCGGAGATGCTGAATAAAATTAAGGAAAAAGTAGAAGTTTTCCAGATGGGAACTATCTCCGGGATTTCAGGTAGTGTAATGGCTGAATGTCTGCTGCGTGGAATTCCTGCATTTAGCCTGCTTGGTGCTACCAGGACCCAGAACCCTGACCCAAGAGCTGCTTCTGCTGTTGTCGAAGTTTTAAACGAGCTATATGGGCTTTCAATAAGTACAGTTCGGCTTATAGAGCAAGCTGAACGCATAGAGGTCGAACTCCAGAGGCTTGCTGAAGATGTTCAGACTTCAGAGCAGAAAGGAGAAGTAAAGAAGGAGTTCCCAATGTACGGGTGA
- a CDS encoding DUF473 domain-containing protein — protein sequence MEYIALTGIADSLIEVLKKHNLRTLEIRSPQNFVGVLGLNAGDSVLLTSTSLQDLTNGTQGLIAKVVQKQISVHSIVSSNDFYIEEREAMSARIQLQCRCMARVRNVISSELGKPVLVDAREISCYEAR from the coding sequence ATGGAGTACATCGCGTTAACAGGAATTGCTGATTCTCTTATCGAGGTCTTGAAGAAACACAATCTCAGGACTCTTGAGATTCGGAGTCCTCAAAACTTCGTAGGAGTACTCGGGCTCAATGCAGGAGATAGCGTTCTCCTGACCTCCACCAGCCTTCAGGATCTCACGAATGGGACTCAGGGTCTCATAGCAAAGGTTGTACAGAAGCAGATCTCGGTTCATTCCATTGTCAGTTCGAACGATTTCTACATTGAAGAACGAGAAGCTATGTCAGCCCGTATCCAGCTTCAGTGCAGGTGTATGGCAAGGGTAAGAAATGTTATTTCAAGCGAGCTTGGGAAACCAGTCCTGGTAGACGCCAGGGAAATTTCTTGCTATGAAGCCAGATAA
- the thsA gene encoding thermosome subunit alpha yields the protein MAAQPIFILREGSKRTHGSDAQHNNIMAAKAVAEAVRTTLGPKGMDKMLVDSMGDVVITNDGATILKEMDIEHPGAKMIVEVAKTQDAEVGDGTTTAAVLAGEFLTKAEDLLESGVHPTVIASGYRLASDQATKILETITISASPEDTETLEKLASTAITGKGAEANKEHLSRLAVEAVKSVAEKSEDGKITVDIEDIKVEKRPGGSIKDSEIVEGVIVDKERVHPAMPEVVENAKVLLLSVPIELKKTETKAEIKITTPDQMQLFLDQEEAMLKEIVDKVIRTGANVVFCQKGIDDLAQYYLTKAGIFGMRRVKKSDMDKLSRATDAKIITSLDEIEESDLGYAGLVEEKDVTGSRMTFVTGCKDSKATSILLRGGTEHVVEGIERALEDALRVVGVALEDQKIVVGGGSPEIELSLRLKEYAATLKGREQLAVMKFAESLEIIPSTLAENAGLDPIDMLVEMRSQHEKGNKRAGLNVYTGKIEDMFENNVVEPLRIKTQAINAATEAAIMILRIDDVIASSSPAKMGGPGAMPGGGMPEDMM from the coding sequence TTGGCAGCACAACCGATCTTTATTTTAAGAGAAGGCAGCAAGAGAACTCATGGTTCCGATGCCCAGCACAACAATATTATGGCCGCAAAGGCAGTTGCTGAAGCAGTAAGAACCACTCTTGGACCCAAGGGTATGGACAAGATGCTTGTAGACTCCATGGGTGATGTTGTTATCACCAATGACGGAGCAACAATCCTCAAAGAAATGGACATCGAGCACCCAGGTGCAAAGATGATCGTAGAAGTAGCCAAGACCCAGGATGCAGAAGTCGGAGATGGGACCACCACCGCAGCCGTACTTGCAGGGGAATTCTTGACAAAAGCAGAAGACCTGCTGGAAAGCGGAGTCCACCCAACAGTCATTGCAAGTGGCTACAGGCTTGCATCAGATCAGGCTACAAAGATATTAGAGACAATCACTATCAGTGCATCTCCTGAAGATACCGAAACTCTAGAAAAACTCGCATCCACAGCCATAACAGGAAAGGGTGCAGAGGCTAACAAGGAACATCTTTCCAGGCTTGCAGTCGAGGCCGTTAAGTCGGTTGCTGAGAAAAGCGAAGATGGAAAAATCACTGTGGACATCGAGGATATCAAAGTCGAGAAGAGACCCGGCGGAAGCATCAAGGACTCTGAGATTGTTGAGGGTGTAATTGTCGACAAAGAACGTGTCCACCCAGCCATGCCAGAAGTAGTGGAGAACGCAAAAGTCCTGCTCTTAAGCGTACCAATTGAGCTCAAGAAAACCGAGACTAAAGCCGAAATAAAGATCACCACTCCTGACCAGATGCAGCTCTTCTTAGACCAGGAAGAAGCAATGCTCAAGGAAATTGTGGACAAGGTAATCAGGACAGGCGCAAACGTTGTCTTCTGCCAGAAAGGAATCGATGACCTTGCTCAGTATTACCTGACAAAAGCAGGGATCTTTGGCATGCGCAGGGTGAAGAAGAGCGACATGGATAAACTTTCCCGTGCAACTGACGCAAAAATTATCACCAGCCTTGACGAAATTGAGGAATCTGACCTTGGCTATGCAGGGCTTGTAGAGGAAAAAGACGTTACAGGCTCAAGGATGACATTCGTTACAGGTTGCAAGGACAGCAAAGCTACCTCAATTCTTCTGCGCGGCGGAACCGAGCATGTCGTGGAAGGAATTGAAAGAGCACTCGAAGACGCTCTCAGAGTAGTGGGCGTTGCTCTCGAAGACCAGAAGATCGTTGTGGGTGGCGGCTCTCCAGAAATAGAACTGTCCCTCAGGCTCAAGGAATACGCAGCAACCCTTAAAGGCAGGGAGCAGCTTGCTGTAATGAAATTCGCCGAGTCTCTCGAGATTATTCCCAGTACCCTTGCAGAAAATGCAGGACTTGACCCAATCGATATGCTTGTAGAAATGCGCTCCCAGCACGAGAAAGGAAACAAGCGTGCCGGACTCAATGTTTACACCGGCAAGATCGAGGACATGTTCGAAAATAACGTTGTCGAACCTCTCAGGATCAAGACCCAGGCAATCAATGCAGCCACCGAAGCCGCAATTATGATTCTCAGAATCGATGATGTAATTGCCTCGTCCAGTCCAGCCAAAATGGGTGGTCCGGGAGCAATGCCAGGCGGCGGAATGCCTGAAGATATGATGTAA